Proteins encoded within one genomic window of Sphingomonas cannabina:
- the kynU gene encoding kynureninase has protein sequence MTRDEARALDAADPLRRLRERFALPEGVIYLDGNSLGALPRATPARMAETVEREWGEGLIRSWNDAGWIDAPTRVAAKIAPLIGAKPDEVVVADSTSVNLYKLLMAALAARPGRRVIVTEPGNFPTDLYMAQGIAAGGQVEVRTAPRDRIIEAIDETVAVVMLTHVHYRTAEMFDMAAVTTAAQGAGALMLWDLSHSAGAVPVDLGAANADLAVGCGYKYLNGGPGAPAFLYVAERHQALLTSPLTGWMGHAAPFEFGDDYAPCPTMRRWLCGTPPILGLAALEAGLATFDGVDPTALYAKGQALADLFVAEVEAKCPGLTLASPRERTQRGSHISFAHTDGFPVMAALIARGVIGDFRGPDLLRFGFTPLYTSFEEVWRAADILADLLASGAWDDERYRARGKVT, from the coding sequence GTGACGCGGGACGAGGCGCGGGCGCTCGACGCCGCCGACCCGCTGCGCCGGCTTCGCGAGCGGTTCGCACTGCCGGAGGGCGTGATCTACCTCGACGGCAACTCGCTCGGCGCGTTGCCCCGGGCGACTCCGGCGCGAATGGCGGAGACGGTCGAGCGCGAATGGGGCGAGGGGCTGATCCGCAGCTGGAACGACGCCGGCTGGATCGATGCGCCGACCCGCGTCGCTGCGAAGATCGCCCCGCTGATCGGCGCGAAGCCGGACGAGGTAGTCGTCGCCGATTCGACATCGGTCAATCTCTACAAGCTGCTGATGGCGGCGCTCGCCGCGCGGCCGGGACGGCGGGTGATCGTGACCGAGCCGGGCAATTTCCCCACCGACCTCTACATGGCCCAGGGCATCGCCGCCGGGGGCCAGGTCGAGGTGCGCACGGCTCCACGCGACCGCATCATCGAGGCGATCGACGAGACGGTGGCGGTGGTGATGCTGACCCACGTCCACTACCGCACCGCCGAGATGTTCGACATGGCCGCGGTGACGACGGCGGCCCAAGGGGCGGGCGCGCTGATGCTGTGGGACCTCAGCCACAGCGCCGGCGCGGTACCGGTCGATCTCGGCGCGGCGAACGCCGATCTCGCGGTCGGCTGCGGCTACAAATACCTCAACGGCGGTCCCGGCGCGCCGGCCTTCCTCTACGTCGCCGAGCGGCACCAGGCGCTGCTAACCTCGCCGCTCACCGGCTGGATGGGCCATGCCGCGCCGTTCGAGTTCGGCGATGACTATGCCCCCTGCCCGACGATGCGCCGCTGGCTGTGCGGCACCCCGCCGATCCTCGGGCTGGCGGCGCTGGAAGCGGGACTGGCGACGTTTGACGGCGTCGATCCCACGGCCCTTTACGCCAAGGGCCAGGCGCTCGCCGACCTGTTCGTCGCCGAGGTCGAGGCTAAATGCCCCGGTCTGACGCTGGCCTCGCCCCGCGAGCGCACCCAGCGTGGTAGCCATATCTCCTTCGCCCACACCGACGGCTTCCCTGTAATGGCGGCGCTGATCGCGCGCGGCGTGATCGGCGACTTCCGCGGCCCCGACCTGCTGCGTTTCGGCTTCACCCCGCTCTACACCAGCTTCGAGGAGGTCTGGCGCGCCGCCGACATCCTCGCCGACCTGCTTGCGAGCGGGGCCTGGGACGACGAACGCTACCGCGCTCGCGGCAAGGTAACTTAG
- a CDS encoding tryptophan 2,3-dioxygenase, whose product MSKITYRSYLRLPELLDLQTPLSDAHDELLFISIHQASEIWLKLCLHELRAARERIVADDLAPAFKMMSRVARVQSQLIQSWEVLATMTPADYTRMRGKLGTSSGFQSDQYRHVEFLLGNKKPEMVDIHESEPTVAAALRTELERPSLYDESIRLLARRGFDVPTERDWTQPYVASEAVERAWAAVYADPDRHWDLYELAEKLVDLEYHVQLWRFGHLKTVERVIGFKTGTGGTAGVAYLANVLKEGFFPELLSVRTRL is encoded by the coding sequence ATGTCCAAAATCACCTACCGCAGCTATCTCCGCCTGCCCGAGCTGCTCGATCTCCAGACGCCGCTCAGCGACGCGCACGACGAGCTGCTGTTCATCTCGATCCACCAGGCATCGGAGATCTGGCTCAAGCTCTGCCTCCACGAGCTGCGCGCCGCGCGCGAGCGGATCGTCGCCGACGACCTCGCCCCGGCCTTCAAGATGATGAGCCGCGTCGCCCGCGTGCAGTCGCAGCTCATCCAGTCGTGGGAGGTGCTCGCGACGATGACCCCCGCCGACTACACAAGGATGCGGGGGAAGCTCGGCACCTCCTCGGGTTTCCAGTCGGACCAGTATCGCCATGTCGAGTTCCTGCTCGGCAACAAGAAGCCCGAGATGGTCGATATCCACGAGAGCGAGCCCACGGTCGCGGCGGCGCTTCGCACGGAGCTGGAACGGCCGAGCCTCTACGACGAATCGATCCGCCTGCTCGCCCGGCGCGGCTTCGACGTCCCGACGGAACGCGACTGGACCCAGCCCTATGTCGCCTCAGAGGCGGTCGAGCGCGCCTGGGCGGCCGTCTATGCCGATCCCGACCGCCATTGGGACCTCTACGAGCTCGCCGAGAAGCTGGTCGACCTCGAATATCACGTCCAGCTCTGGCGCTTCGGCCATCTCAAGACCGTCGAGCGGGTGATCGGCTTCAAGACCGGCACCGGCGGCACCGCGGGCGTCGCCTATCTCGCGAACGTGCTGAAGGAAGGCTTCTTCCCCGAGCTGCTCAGCGTGCGGACGCGGCTGTGA
- a CDS encoding S-(hydroxymethyl)glutathione dehydrogenase/class III alcohol dehydrogenase, whose translation MKTRAAVAFEAKKPLEIVEVDLDGPKAGEVLVEIMATGICHTDAYTLDGFDSEGIFPSILGHEGAGIVREVGAGVTSVKPGDHVIPLYTPECRQCKSCLSGKTNLCTAIRATQGKGLMPDGTSRFSYKGQPIFHYMGCSTFSNFTVLPEIAVAKIREDAPFQTSCYIGCGVTTGVGAVVNTAKVQVGDKVVVFGLGGIGLNVIQGAKMVGADVIVGVDINPDREEWGRRFGMTHFIDGKGKSREEVIAEVLALTDGGADYSFDATGNTEVMRTALECCHRGWGESIIIGVAEAGKEIATRPFQLVTGRVWKGTAFGGAKGRTDVPKIVDWYMNGRIAIDPMITHFLNLDEINKGFDLMHAGESIRSVVVY comes from the coding sequence ATGAAGACCCGCGCCGCCGTCGCCTTCGAGGCGAAGAAGCCGCTCGAGATCGTCGAGGTCGACCTGGACGGGCCCAAGGCCGGCGAGGTGCTGGTCGAGATCATGGCGACCGGCATCTGCCATACCGACGCCTATACGCTGGACGGGTTCGACAGCGAGGGCATCTTCCCGTCGATCCTGGGACATGAGGGCGCCGGTATCGTGCGTGAGGTCGGTGCGGGCGTGACCAGCGTGAAGCCGGGCGATCATGTGATCCCGCTCTACACGCCGGAATGCCGCCAGTGTAAGTCGTGCCTTTCCGGCAAGACCAACCTGTGCACCGCGATCCGCGCGACGCAGGGCAAGGGGCTGATGCCCGACGGCACCAGCCGGTTCAGCTACAAGGGGCAGCCGATCTTCCATTACATGGGCTGCTCGACCTTCTCGAACTTCACCGTGCTGCCCGAGATCGCGGTGGCGAAGATCCGCGAGGACGCGCCGTTCCAGACGAGCTGCTACATCGGCTGCGGCGTCACCACCGGCGTGGGCGCGGTGGTCAACACGGCAAAGGTGCAGGTCGGCGACAAGGTCGTGGTGTTCGGCCTGGGCGGCATCGGGCTCAACGTGATCCAGGGCGCGAAGATGGTCGGCGCGGACGTGATCGTCGGCGTCGACATCAATCCCGACCGCGAGGAATGGGGCCGCCGGTTCGGCATGACCCACTTCATCGACGGCAAGGGCAAGAGCCGTGAGGAGGTGATCGCCGAGGTGCTCGCGCTGACCGACGGCGGTGCGGACTACAGCTTCGACGCCACCGGCAACACCGAGGTGATGCGCACCGCGCTCGAATGCTGCCACCGCGGCTGGGGGGAAAGCATCATCATCGGCGTGGCCGAGGCGGGCAAGGAGATCGCGACCCGCCCGTTCCAGCTCGTCACCGGCCGGGTGTGGAAGGGCACCGCGTTCGGCGGCGCCAAGGGACGGACCGACGTGCCGAAGATCGTCGACTGGTACATGAACGGCAGGATCGCGATCGACCCGATGATCACCCATTTCCTGAACCTCGACGAGATCAACAAGGGCTTCGACCTGATGCATGCCGGCGAGAGCATCCGGTCGGTGGTGGTCTATTGA
- a CDS encoding M20/M25/M40 family metallo-hydrolase, which yields MRVLVLAALVAAAPAAAQTPEADVARIRASAPFKAAIADLDRGHDRFVAEIVEITEIPAPPFKEAERAKAMAEKFRAVGLQDVTIDAEGNVLGLRPGTDPGAKLVVISAHLDTVFPEGTDVKVKRQGTRLAAPGVGDDTRGLAALLAYARALDAGGIRTRAPILFVADVGEEGRGDLRGVRYLFTKGPMKGRIGAFFSVDGSGTARVTRAGVGSKRYRVTFKGPGGHSYGAFGIVNPMAAMAGAVSELYRIKLPASPRTTYSASVTGGGTSVNAIPDEVFVDVDMRSESAKALAALEKRFLGIVKAAVDAENAARSTRVGKITAEPEVIGDRPAGATPAGDPLVRATAAAVQAFGYAPEFDASSTDANLPMSLGIPAVTIGSGGSGGRAHAPDEWIDVAKPESVRGLSVGLLALIGAAGMAP from the coding sequence ATGCGGGTGCTCGTCCTCGCGGCGCTGGTCGCCGCCGCGCCTGCCGCCGCCCAGACGCCCGAAGCCGACGTCGCTCGCATCCGGGCGAGCGCGCCGTTCAAGGCGGCGATCGCCGACCTCGATCGGGGCCATGACCGGTTCGTCGCGGAGATCGTCGAGATCACCGAAATCCCGGCGCCGCCGTTCAAGGAAGCCGAACGCGCCAAGGCGATGGCGGAGAAGTTCCGCGCGGTCGGCCTTCAGGACGTGACGATCGACGCCGAGGGCAATGTCCTCGGCCTGCGTCCTGGTACCGATCCAGGTGCCAAGCTGGTCGTGATCTCCGCGCACCTCGATACCGTGTTTCCCGAAGGCACCGACGTGAAGGTGAAGCGCCAGGGCACCCGCCTCGCCGCGCCGGGCGTCGGCGACGACACGCGCGGGCTCGCGGCGCTGCTCGCCTATGCCCGCGCCCTCGATGCCGGCGGGATCAGGACGCGCGCGCCGATCCTGTTCGTGGCCGACGTCGGCGAGGAAGGGCGCGGCGACCTGCGCGGCGTCCGCTATCTGTTCACCAAGGGGCCGATGAAGGGGCGGATCGGCGCCTTCTTCTCGGTCGACGGCAGCGGCACGGCGCGGGTCACGCGCGCGGGGGTGGGGTCGAAGCGCTACCGCGTCACCTTCAAGGGGCCGGGCGGGCACAGCTACGGCGCGTTCGGGATCGTCAATCCGATGGCAGCGATGGCCGGCGCGGTGAGCGAGCTCTACCGGATCAAGCTGCCGGCGAGCCCGCGCACCACCTACTCGGCGAGCGTCACCGGCGGCGGCACCTCGGTCAACGCCATTCCCGACGAGGTGTTCGTCGACGTCGACATGCGCTCGGAGAGCGCGAAGGCGCTGGCGGCGCTGGAGAAGCGTTTCCTCGGCATCGTCAAGGCCGCGGTCGATGCCGAGAACGCCGCGCGCTCGACCCGCGTCGGCAAGATCACCGCCGAGCCGGAGGTGATCGGCGACCGCCCCGCCGGCGCCACGCCGGCCGGCGATCCGCTGGTGAGGGCCACCGCGGCGGCGGTGCAGGCGTTCGGCTATGCGCCGGAGTTCGACGCCTCCTCGACCGACGCCAACCTGCCGATGAGCCTCGGCATTCCGGCGGTGACGATCGGCTCCGGCGGCAGCGGCGGACGCGCCCATGCGCCCGATGAATGGATCGACGTCGCCAAGCCGGAAAGCGTGCGCGGACTGTCGGTCGGGCTGCTCGCCCTGATCGGCGCGGCGGGAATGGCGCCGTGA
- a CDS encoding bifunctional helix-turn-helix transcriptional regulator/GNAT family N-acetyltransferase — MTHQHESAVADLRAFNRLYTSRLGLLHARLDGSPFTLSEARILYELAHRTDPTAAEIARALNVDRAQMSRTVKRLATRGLVASREDPAHGRQQLLSLTEEGSKAFAALEGNTRAAIGALLEGLPQTRRRRLLSAAATITRIFEAETAPAVTLRDLRPGDMGLVIARQAILYAEEYGWNSDYEALVARILADFHQSFDPARDAAWIAEIDGRMAGSIFLVRGDEPGVAKLRLLYVEPDARGAGVGKMLVAACIERARALGYQRLDLWTNSVLAAARSIYVRAGFTLVEEAPHHSFGKDLIGQTWSLAL, encoded by the coding sequence ATGACGCATCAGCACGAGAGCGCCGTCGCCGACCTGCGCGCATTCAACCGGCTCTACACCAGCCGGCTCGGCCTTCTCCACGCAAGGCTCGACGGCAGCCCGTTCACGCTGAGCGAGGCCCGGATCCTCTACGAACTCGCACACCGCACCGATCCGACGGCGGCGGAGATCGCACGGGCGCTGAACGTCGATCGCGCGCAGATGAGCCGCACGGTGAAGCGGCTAGCGACACGCGGGTTGGTGGCATCGCGCGAGGACCCGGCCCATGGCCGCCAGCAGCTGCTCTCACTCACGGAGGAGGGGAGCAAGGCGTTTGCCGCCCTGGAGGGAAACACGCGCGCCGCGATCGGTGCGCTGCTCGAAGGGCTGCCGCAAACCCGTCGGCGGCGCCTGCTTTCGGCGGCTGCTACCATTACCCGCATCTTCGAGGCCGAGACCGCACCGGCAGTGACACTGCGCGATTTGAGGCCCGGCGACATGGGCCTGGTCATCGCGCGGCAGGCGATCCTCTATGCGGAGGAATATGGCTGGAACAGCGACTATGAAGCCCTGGTCGCGCGCATCCTCGCCGATTTCCACCAGTCGTTCGATCCCGCCCGCGACGCCGCCTGGATCGCGGAGATCGACGGCCGGATGGCCGGATCGATCTTCCTCGTGCGCGGGGACGAGCCGGGCGTGGCCAAGCTGCGCCTGCTGTACGTCGAGCCCGACGCGCGCGGCGCCGGCGTCGGCAAGATGCTGGTGGCGGCCTGCATCGAGCGGGCACGGGCGCTCGGATACCAGCGGCTGGACCTGTGGACCAACAGCGTCCTCGCGGCGGCCCGCAGCATTTACGTGCGTGCCGGCTTCACGCTGGTCGAGGAGGCACCGCACCATTCCTTCGGCAAGGACCTGATCGGGCAGACCTGGTCGCTCGCCCTTTGA